From the Leptolyngbyaceae cyanobacterium genome, one window contains:
- a CDS encoding metallophosphoesterase family protein — translation MSLNQEISTIGVIGDVHAEDELLDKAVLFLKSKNVEKILCVGDIVDGLGDVNKCCNILMGEDILVILGNHDRWLLKNEMRSLKDATQLNSLSKFSLSFLSSLPLTLDLSTPHGSALLCHGLGKNDMARLTPHDYGYAIEANIDLQNLISEQKYRYVINGHTHYKMVRNFGKLTIINSGTLKRDHAPGFLLIDFVQQFVQFYKFFEDFTIEDSERVNLLQSPYKIH, via the coding sequence ATGAGTCTAAACCAAGAAATCAGTACTATCGGTGTAATCGGTGATGTCCATGCAGAGGATGAATTGCTAGACAAAGCCGTACTTTTTTTGAAATCAAAAAATGTTGAAAAAATTCTTTGTGTTGGAGATATTGTGGATGGGTTAGGGGACGTTAATAAATGCTGTAATATTCTAATGGGCGAAGATATTTTAGTAATTTTAGGAAATCACGATCGATGGCTATTAAAAAATGAGATGCGCTCTCTAAAAGATGCTACGCAATTAAATTCGCTTTCAAAATTTTCGCTGTCGTTTCTATCATCTCTTCCTTTAACTCTTGACTTATCAACACCTCATGGTTCAGCACTGTTGTGTCATGGCCTTGGAAAAAATGATATGGCTCGATTAACTCCTCATGATTATGGGTATGCTATTGAAGCTAATATTGATCTTCAAAACTTGATTTCAGAACAAAAATATAGATATGTCATCAATGGTCATACACATTACAAAATGGTACGAAACTTTGGCAAATTAACTATTATAAATTCTGGGACGTTAAAGCGCGATCATGCACCTGGTTTTTTATTGATTGATTTTGTCCAACAGTTTGTACAATTCTACAAATTTTTTGAAGACTTTACGATCGAGGATTCAGAAAGAGTCAATTTATTGCAAAGTCCTTATAAAATTCATTAA